GCCCGGCCCGCGAAAAAGTCCGTCAAAACCCGTTTCCATGGATAAAGGGTCGAGCTTAGATTATAAGTATGAAAtccggcccgccaaaagcccgtAAGACCCGGCCCATAATAGCccgtcaaataataaaatattatacatacatattttattaggtttataataaaactactgcattatgaagcaactatatgaatgaaacttctcggtatcgatcgacactagccaatatgatcgatatatatatctagtgaccatgtaaaaatttcatctaattcggacctcgtttaaccgtcggaatttatggtaaaccgaaaacaacactaatatgtcataaaggaagacctattaccaaaatgcgaacaccgaaagtcgttttcatatctgaaatcaactaatttttatcatcaattgtgtgcggtcgcaccaaggaaactcatttagcaaagccccggtcaatggggattttaatatgtcaaaacgcctctttttttgttgaccgtaggtacggacggtcaaacaatgtctaaaacagatgaaatttttatgggttccctacatatatatactgatcacatctgctggtgtcgatcgaccatatttcaaactggagttatcgatcgccgaagtgtctactaatgtatcataatatttatattaggttttataataaaactatcgcattatgaagcaattatatgaaggaaaattctcaggattgatcgacaccagttgatgtgatcggtatatatatttagtgaccctgtaaaaatttcatctaattcggacctcgtttgacagtcagaatttccagtaaactgaaaacaccactaatatgtcataaggtatgacctattacaaagatgcaaaagccgtttgcatatatgaaattatctaatttttgttacctatcgtgcacgGTCGCACTGAGAAAACCCATTTAGCAAAGCTTCGGTCAAGGGGGATTTTAATAtctcaaaacgcctcttttttggttgaccgtaggtacaaccgtcaaaccatgtccaaaataaataaatttgttacggggtccctaatatatataccgatcacatctactggtgtcgatcgaccatatttcgaactggagttggtgatcgcctaagtgtccactaatgtatcataacttttacattaggtttagaataaaactattgtaatatgaagcgactatatgaaggaaacttctcaggatcgatcgacactagccgatgtgatcgatatatatacttagtgaccctgtaaaaaattcatccaattcggacctcgtttgaccgtcggaattttcggtaaatcgaaaacaccactaatatgccctaagggaggacctattacaaatatgcgaacgccgaaagccgtttgcatatctaaaatcacataatttttgttacctattgtgcgtggtcgcactgaagaaatcaatttgacaaagtcccggtcaatggggtttcaatatgtcaaaacgtctcttttttaattgaccgttggtacgaacgatcaaaccatgtccaaaatggaagaaagttttacaggttccctaaatttatataccgatcacatctactggtgtcgatcgaccatatttctaactagagttgtcgatcgccgaagtgtccgctaatatatcataacctttatattatgtttataataaaactatcgcattatgaagcgactatatgaaaaaaacttctcggaatcgatcgacatcatccgatgtgatcggtatatatatttagtgaccattttaaaatttcatctaattcggactttgtttgaccgtcagaatttccggtaaatcaaaaacaacactaatatgcatTAAGgggggacccattaccaagatgcgaatgcgaaaagttgtttatatatttgaaatcacctaatttttgtcaccgatcgtgcgtggtcgcaacgaggaaacacatttggcaaagccccggtcaatgaggttttattatgttaaaacttctctttttttgttgacagTAGATACAAAcgatcaaaccatgttcaaaacggatgaaatttttacaggatccttaaatatatatatcgatcatatctactagtgtcgatcgacaatatttcgaaaataGAATTTATTTCTGACTTTTTAAGAATgttttattataattttttattgtttcaaaccacCTTTTTCTCGGATGAAGCGCGATTCCGAGAAAAAGGTGGTTTGGAAatatatagtcgcttcataaccTTTTCTCGCCGAAATGTTTTTTGCTTAAGCTATTTCTACTTGTGCTTTTCATTGCTTCACCTATTTCACTACCAGAAAACCTGATTGTGAGTTCTCAAACTACACTGTAATACTAATTATATGCAAGTGAACTGGATTCAATCCTCATGCAGAAAGCCTTTCGGGGATGTCGAAACTTCCAATTGATACACCATTCATGAAGTTCAAATTgagtttttttatatatataggattaGTCCAAATTGAGTTGGTATGGGTTTGATCACTACTTGATGGTAAGTATAACATAtgctatttttttgtttttgtaatattatatatacaggttaatatctttaattatatattattttattccgcgcttccaaacgcttcgcttccacgtccCCGCTTTcgattccatgcagcctagGTGCCTAACAACAAGATGTAAGTTGTGATCAGTATCTTTCAGCCATGAAACACAAGTGACATCCACAGTCGGACCACCTGCCAACTCTGCCGCCACTTGTTTCGAGGGAACGTTTTGCAAGTCCAACAATACCCAATTCCCTGAAAACGTTTTTCCTCCGGTATAGAGTATCTGAAAGCTGGTTATCTTCTTCATCACCAACCACATTCCTGACCTGCTCCGCTATTTCGTTGCCTCCACAATAACAAGAGCCGGGCCGCCCTTCAAAAAGTGGTCAATATATCGGAACATTATACAGGGGATGGCGTCAAGAAAGTCAAAAATTAGGAAAATAATGAAGCCCAAGGAAGACTTGAGAGCTGTTGCCGGCTTTTTCAGCCACAGAGGAGACATGGTTGGTAACAAGTTCGCAGCAAGTGAGGTGGAGTCGTGGAGATAGCAATATATCaagtttaaaaataaaaaaaacaaatttgtggaaattgtatttgaaaggCGAAAACACCGCACGACCAACTTATTCTAAGTCAGGCAGAAGCAAGAGCTTCATTACAAAACTAGAAAGTTCCAGCCTAAAATAAGTAACGAAAACAAACTAACTAAGCCTAGGAAAAACCAAGCAAAATCCGAAACAATGAAAAAACCCAAATTAATGCAAACATATAGGAAAAATTTCCATTTAGTACCAAAAAATTTAGCCATTTTTTATTCATTCCTCCCATTTGGCTATTTAGGACCTCCAATAATAACTTTTGtcattatgaaattcaatttttgttctttaCTTCTTTTAACCAAAATCCTTACCTCTATAGctgtttttgattttcaacACCGATGTTCCTTCGAACCCAGCTAGAGacataattttttctttctttggggATAAAAATTTCTTTGATAAATTGAGTGCGTCTCTTTTACGCAGAGTGTAGAAAATGTTTTCCATTAATCTTGTATGATACAAGATTTACAAATATATAGACTTCATACTACAATCACTATATCCTAGTATTGATTACAATCGTTGACAACTATGAATACAAATATGTAACTGATGATTCTAGCAATCAATCAGATAGCATAATTGATGCACATAGATATAACCATATCAGTAGGTAGTCAATGAAGGAGATTGAGCAATTAGTGGAGAAAATTGAGTAGCTTTAACATCCCCCCGCAAACTTGATGGTCCCGAACTGACAAGTTTGCTAGCAAAGAGAGCATGACGGTGCTTGTGAAGTGGTTTGGTAAGTAAATCAACTGGTTGATCAATAGATGGGATGAAACAGACCCGGTGACTACCAAGCGCCACTTTTTCACGAACAAAGTGATAATCGAACTCTATGTGTTTAGAGCGGGCATGAAAAACTGGATTATTAGCCATATATGTGGCACTAAGATTATCACAATGTAGAAGAATTGGAAATTGGATACGAGCACCTAACTCATAAAGCAAGAAGGCTAACCAAGTGGTTTCGGCACTGGCATGAGAGAGAGACCGGTATTCAGATTCGCTAGAACGAGCAATGGTAGGTTGCTTTTTAGAGCACCAGGAGATCAAGTTTGTGCCAAGGTAACAGAGTAAAGGCCAGCAAATGGTGAGATAGTGGTTGGGCCGGAATATTGGTGTGGACAGTGAGACAACTCATGATAGTTAGAGTGACAATTAGGACACCATTGAGGGCCATAAAATTCATGACGCACTGCCCAAGGAGGAGAAGCAAAGGGGTTGACTACGTTGTGCATTTGTGGCATCACAATTCTTGAGGGAGGGACAAAATGTTGTTGTTGTCGTGATAGGGAGTTGTTATGACTATTGTGGTACATGAGTGTAGCCATAGGAAGGGAAGAATAAGAATGATTTTGAAGATTGAGTATGAAAGGTTTGGGATGAAACAAGATGGGAAAAAGAATCGATAAACACCTAAACTAGTGATACCATGTAGAAAATGATTTCCATTAATCTTGAATGATACAAGATTTACAAATATATAGACTTCATACTACAATCACTATATCCTAGTATTGATTACCATCATTGACAGCTATGAATACAAATATGTAACTGATGATTCTAGCAATCAATCAGATAGCATAATTGATGCACATAGATATAAACATAACAGTAGGTAGTCAATGAAAGAGATTGAGCAATTAGTGGAGAAGATTGAGTAGCTTTAACACAGAGAttggacaaaaaaaaaaacaatgaactTTAAATATCGAAGCTCTAGAAGATGAGGAAAAAAAACTGTGCAGCCGCATTCTCTTAACAAAACCTGTTCTCTAATCTCTTCAAACAAATGTCACCAGAAATTATCCTCTCCTCCATTTGTATAATCAAAATTATAGAGTCACCACCAGACCTCCTCTGATACAAATTAACATATTGTAAAGTAAATTTGGAACACATTCGGACAATAGTTATAGCATCGTTTACTTTGGCTTTGTTTTTGGGTAGAATCTGCCAAGTGAGGGGTACGAATAGAAGCACTCATAGAAAAATCTggtttcaaaaagaaaaatattcaaaaacaACTACATACATAAGTAATAAACAAGATATCAGGAGCATGTGTAGGTCAGATCAGGTAAAGAGAGTAGATCAGATCAGAGTAAAGAGAGAAGTAATAGACCACCAAGAAAAATCATGGCTTCCAATCAGGTACCAATGAATGGATCTCTATAGATATAttaatccttttttttttcgatacaACAATATATCAATCCATATACAGCATACACTATAACACTAAATGGTTACAATAGTTTCGGAAGTACAAATGATTCGGAAACAAAAGAACATAAGGACATTTATCTCAAGCTTCCGGAACAACAAAAGAACTACTATTTCAAACTTAGATACCATCATCTTCCTTCATTGTATCAGAGCTCACTACAGGAAGGCTTTTTATGTACTGTGGAGACGTCAGCCTCCTCTCCTGAGGTGTTTTCCTCTTGATGACCACAAACCGATTCACTCCTTTGCGCATTGGCATTATTGAAGGGAAATCTTCATCAGGAATCTTCTGAAATGTCTTTAATTTGGGCAACACGCTTAAACCATCTCTCTGCGTTTGCCTCTGACATATCTAAAGGATTTGGTTCCTTCACTGCTGACCCCTCCAGACTCTTCCCTGTCCAGCACTGTCTAATATTTTGTTCATTGGACGGATGCTGTGTTTTCACTGCCTCATCAAATTTCTCTTTCCCTGAAGATCCACTGTTGAATTTATACCTGCTATTAGTGCTAGGATTACCAAACTTTATGGAAGAACTTCCACTCATTGGGGCTCCATTTACAGAGCTAGTCCATTTTTTCCCAAGATTATCTTCAGAAGGTCTAGATTTCAAGTCTGGCAACATGGGTTTCCCGACTTTCGTCTTTTGACTATGACCAGCATTCTGCTTCCCAGGTTTGGTCTAAAACGATTTGTTTGGAGGATTCTCTGGCATCATAGTCGGAGTCGCCTCGACACTAGTCTTGTTATCAATAGGCGTCCCATTTGTTTGTGGGTTGTCTACTTTAGCAAAGTAATCAGGTGGGAAGGGAACGAAGGGAACATAGTTGGCACTGTTAGCTAGTTCCATACTGGTACCTTTCTTGTATTCTGGAGAAGACAAAGAGCGATCCTTCTTCTTGCTGAGCACAAATCGATTCTGTCCTCTGCGGACCAGCATAATTTCGGGGAAGTCCTCGTCAGAAATTGCACTTGCAAGATCTGTAACATCGTGCAACTCTGCAACCCTCTTAAACCATCTCTCAGATTTTTCGGCTTGTTCCTTATCTTGGTTCCTGCTGCCAACTTGTTTTATGAACTTTCCAGATAGAAGATTGTCTTCTGATTTTCCAAATTGATTGTTACCTGAAATGCCTTCCAATTCACGGCCTTTCAGAGTGATGGACTCATTTTGGTCTCTCACTAACTTCCCACTCTCCTCTGTATAAGAATTTTTGGGTTTCTTCCCAAAAGCATCTGCAGGTAATGGCACAAAGGGAGCATCATTTGAGTTACTCCGTCTGTGCTGTTGATACTGTGCGGAACTTGCGCTAGAGATAAAAGATGGGGTATCAGTTTGTTCTCCAGGAATGGTAGCGGTAGTATTTGATTCAGAATCAGATGAACCACCACGAATAGTATCTAATCTCGGGCTGGATGTAGTAGTACCATGTGACTTATTTGCATTTCCCAATTGGAGATCCTTGATTTCATCACTATCCAACATTCTTTGGTGTTGGATATTTTCCAGTCTCCTCTGTAATGGTGTCTTCCTTGTACTGACAACAAATCTATTTACACCTTTCCTCAATGGCATAATTTCAGGAAAATCTTCATCTGATATCATACTGCTGATGTCAGAAGTTCTGTCCAACTGAGAAATCTTACTGAACCACCGCTGTGCCTTCTCTTCATTGGCAGCCAGCCTGCTATTGATATCAGCCTTATCTGGTTCATCTACATTGTCGAATCCAATATCTAAATTAGCTTTAATGGTGCCGATATCCAGGGGTTGCTTGCAATCACACCTCAAGCATACCACATTTCTCCCGTAGTTCAAGAAATCACATCTGACCAAGTAATTCTCAAAGTCATTATACAAGAAAACGCAGATAAAAACATTGGAAGATGTAACAAAGAAACAATGCTCACTGAGGACACTCCCACTCTCTGCCAGTCAGCTGTCTGTGTGGCCTTTGCCTCATTGCCTCATTGCATTTATGACATTTCATGTTTATTGCGAAGTTCATAAAATTGCACCTGCTCATAATAGATAACAGTACATGAAAAGTGTGGAAAAAAGATATGTCAAGTAAACAAGCAAGCCTATATTCGACAATCATTTCATACAAAATGCATTGAATCGTTAACAAGACCTAACCCACGAACTCAGTGCCCATTGGCCATAAAAAGTTATCTACCTTGAGCAAATCCAGTCATCTTCTTtcatttcaattgttttgcTTACTGTCCCAACAGAGTTGGACTCTGGAGCGCTATAACAAAGCTTTGTCATCTCTCTCAACAGATTACGGACAGACGATTCGACACTTTCACAATTGTAGAAGTTGCCTCGCTCTGAATAAACAACAGGATTGCTAGCATAACTCAAAATGTATCTCATCAAATCAACCGTTTCTGCTTTATCATCATCGAAGGCCTATACATAGGAGCATACACAAGACCAAGTTAGAAAACACTACTCAAATTACTCGAGAGCATAGTTAGTAATCCGACATCAATAACAGAGCTCACACTGACATTATCGCCTCGGACGACAAATGAGGTCATCCTCCGGGCTGAACTGGAACAAAAAGGGCGACCCACCCTCGACCACAACCTGTAAATCTCTTTGAGAAAGAAAGCGGAGAAGGCCGGGTCGTGCTGTAGCAAAGCCCAAATAAACACGGGCAGCGCGGACAAAGTGGTCCGGCAAGTCTCCGGTGAAGGCGTCTTGGCCGTGGAGTTCATTATAGCCGGCGGCAGAGAGGACAGTAAGGAGGTGGGACCACTCCGGCCAGGGATGCGGAGGTGGGTCGGCGGCGGGGGGAACGGGAGAGGAGGCGTTGCAGTGACGGGAGGATGATTTGGGAGTAGAAAAGGAGGAGGAGCGAAAAGAGAGAGTTGGTGAGTGGTGGTGGCGGCGAGAAGAGAGAGGGGGGCGGGAAGAGTGGCGAGAcaggcggaggaggaggaggagacaAGGGAAGCGGTGGTGGAGTTGGAGAGGCGAAGGGTGCGGCGTCGTGGTGGAGAGAAGGCTGAAGAATCTGTTGCTACCAGCACCCATTACGGCGCGGCGGAAACAATCTCTGCTTACTTTGGGCCGTTGAGTGAGCCATCTCGGCTCTGGGGAGACTGGGTCCAAGAACCGTGAAACCGGTCTGAGACGGCATTGCAAAGCTCGGCCCggaaaaaacaaatttataatGGTCGACAACTAGGGTTGCAATCTCGTTCGATTATACTACTCCAGGAAGCACGGAAATGTGCATACACCCACGTTTCCCGCTTCCAAAGCGGAACCACTCCGGAAACGGGCCGGAAACGCCCGGAAACACCCGGAAACGTGCCGAAAAcgtgtttccagaaaaatgagttttggaaacgcggtggaaacgcgagtttctgAATTGGAAACGCGATGGAAACACGAGTTTCCGAattggaaacgcgagtttccaaaatataaaggttttttttatgtttttttatttgagattttgagttacttaaactaaaaatttattattatatttttttgtataatttatatatatttatattttttttatttcgacgtttccaaaacgtacccgcttcctaaattttttgaaaaacacgcttccgcgtttccaaacgtttcgcttccacgtacccgtatCCGATTCCGTGCAGCCTAGATACTACTACACTCTCATACTCGTTTTGGTGTGCTGATACGTTTTTACTCATCTAATCCGCCGCTCCACTTCATTTTCTACAAATCTCATCATTCTTACTATTGCATGCGGATATACTCATCTAATCATCGTATTTCACTCATAATTTTTTGCTACTATATCTATTAAGGTTCATGTGGTTACGTGTTATTGCTACCGTTAGTTGAGACTACATTTGATTACCATTTGCTACTTATCAAATCATGTTATTGCACTCATAATTGTCATTGTTAGCAACTGTTACTATTAAAATCACCATGTTACTGCTTCTAAAAGGTTTATCATGCTTGTGTTGCTCATGGTGGCTAAAATACGAAATTCCAAAGTTtctcaaaatatatatttcactatTCTCAAATGAAAGCTCATAAGATAAGGAATAACTTTGTAGTTTAAATCTTCTCCAAATTGTCGACGATTTAGCAAGAAAACTTGAAGTTTTCAAAAATAACTGAAAAAACATGAGGGAGATACTTATCCGTCAATGGTGTGGTATTATGGTAATTTTCGCGAAATCAGTGATATTTCAACATCCAATAATTAGTTAGTTTTAGGATCACATAATTATGGGCTTGGACTTGGGCTTATGTTCTTATTTGTTAAAATCTTTTGTATGGtgagatttttgttt
This genomic interval from Argentina anserina chromosome 1, drPotAnse1.1, whole genome shotgun sequence contains the following:
- the LOC126788402 gene encoding LOW QUALITY PROTEIN: zinc finger protein VAR3, chloroplastic (The sequence of the model RefSeq protein was modified relative to this genomic sequence to represent the inferred CDS: inserted 4 bases in 2 codons; substituted 1 base at 1 genomic stop codon); its protein translation is MGAGSNRFFSLLSTTTPHPSPLQLHHRFPCLLLLLRLSRHSSRPPLSSRRHHHSPTLSFRSSSFSTPKSSSRHCNASSPVPPAADPPPHPWPEWSHLLTVLSAAGYNELHGQDAFTGDLPDHFVRAARVYLGFATARPGLLRFLSQRDLQVVVEGGSPFLFQXSARRMTSFVVRGDNAFDDDKAETVDLMRYILSYASNPVVYSERGNFYNCESVESSVRNLLREMTKLCYSAPESNSVGTVSKTIEMKEDDWICSRCNFMNFAINMKCHKCNEAMRQRPHRQLTGREWECPQCDFLNYGRNVVCLRCDCKQPLDIGTIKANLDIGFDNVDEPDKADINSRLAANEEKAQRWFSKISQLDRTSDISSMISDEDFPEIMPLRKGVNRFVVSTRKTPLQRRLENIQHQRMLDSDEIKDLQLGNANKSHGTTTSSPRLDTIRGGSSDSESNTTATIPGEQTDTPSFISSASSAQYQQHRRSNSNDAPFVPLPADAFGKKPKNSYTEESGKLVRDQNESITLKGRELEGISGNNQFGKSEDNLLSGKFIKQVGSRNQDKEQAEKSERWFKRVAELHDVTDLASAISDEDFPEIMLVRRGQNRFVLSKKKDRSLSSPEYKKGTSMELANSANYVPFVPFPPDYFAKVDNPQTNGTPIDNKTSVEATPTMMPENPPNKSFXTKPGKQNAGHSQKTKVGKPMLPDLKSRPSEDNLGKKWTSSVNGAPMSGSSSIKFGNPSTNSRYKFNSGSSGKEKFDEAVKTQHPSNEQNIRQCWTGKSLEGSAVKEPNPLDMSEANAERWFKRVAQIKDISEXIPDEDFPSIMPMRKGVNRFVVIKRKTPQERRLTSPQYIKSLPVVSSDTMKEDDGI